Proteins co-encoded in one Carassius carassius chromosome 35, fCarCar2.1, whole genome shotgun sequence genomic window:
- the LOC132116285 gene encoding caveolae-associated protein 4a-like, producing the protein MADKLGLAGVADEPTALNIFTLLERVSGIIDNVQACQQRMEERQLELENNVKTIQADVVKLTKEHTVTSSTVEKLLEKTRKVSCHVKDVRVRVEKQNIRVKKVEETQVELLNKNKFRVVIYQGDNEVPAVPASKASPKGAMGGDASLDPDAPEVLLPDSDEEYMVVEEADSSTAAKLKKTGLKRIESLKQTFSRENMTKTKENLGTKVNKLGERIVSTERREKIRQSGERLKHSGERFKETITKNVPAKLNLKKERTVAEGQEGAEGTTEGTAPVPPPKGRKASPGVAYTEPTEKQEGPDEGKGEESEVPMYDMKQLS; encoded by the exons ATGGCTGACAAACTGGGACTGGCAGGTGTGGCGGACGAGCCCACCGCCCTGAACATCTTCACTCTGTTGGAGAGGGTGTCCGGGATCATAGACAATGTGCAGGCGTGCCAGCAACGCATGGAGGAGAGGCAGCTGGAGCTGGAGAACAACGTGAAGACCATCCAGGCAGATGTGGTGAAGTTGACGAAGGAGCACACAGTGACGAGTAGCACCGTGGAGAAACTTCTAGAGAAAACACGCAAGGTCAGCTGCCACGTCAAGGACGTTCGTGTGCGGGTAGAGAAGCAGAACATACGTGTCAAGAAAGTGGAGGAAACCCAAGTCGAGCTGCTGAACAAGAACAAGTTCCGTGTCGTCATCTACCAG GGAGATAATGAGGTCCCAGCTGTGCCTGCTTCTAAAGCATCTCCTAAGGGAGCAATGGGCGGAGATGCTTCCTTAGACCCTGATGCCCCAGAGGTCCTGCTTCCAGACTCAGATGAGGAATACATGGTCGTTGAGGAGGCAGACTCATCTACTGCTGCCAAACTAAAGAAGACCGGCCTGAAGCGCATCGAAAGCCTGAAGCAGACCTTCTCCAGAGAGAACATGACTAAGACCAAAGAGAATCTGGGCACCAAGGTCAACAAGCTGGGTGAGCGCATAGTTTCGACAGAACGGCGTGAGAAAATCCGCCAGTCCGGGGAACGGCTGAAACACTCTGGCGAGCGTTTCAAGGAAACCATCACAAAAAATGTGCCAGCAAAACTCAACCTGAAGAAGGAAAGGACAGTGGCTGAAGGTCAGGAAGGAGCAGAAGGGACCACGGAAGGAACGGCACCCGTCCCACCTCCGAAGGGCCGCAAGGCCAGCCCTGGTGTGGCCTACACGGAGCCAACGGAGAAACAAGAAGGTCCAGATGAGGGCAAGGGCGAGGAATCAGAAGTGCCGATGTATgatatgaagcagctttcttaa